In one Bacillus sp. PK3_68 genomic region, the following are encoded:
- the eutB gene encoding hydroxyectoine utilization dehydratase EutB, protein MDRIQEKIDHSYVQHIWKAKQNIKQLVSPTPFLPSAVLSERLHSDVYLKLENYQEIGAFKVRGAANKIIGLSTDEKQRGVAAFSTGNHGLAVAFIARKLGIKAVVCISHRVPKVKVEAIRRAGAQIELIGESQDEAEKYCYSLQEKHGMTVIKPFDDLDVIAGQGTIGIEIMEALPELDTIIIPLSGGGLLAGVALALKSINPSVQVIGVSMERSPVMYESIQAGRPVVLKEQPTLADSLLGGIGVNNEYTFDIARRYADDLLLVSEEEIADAMVFMMDHHRMIVEGAAAVGVAALLQGKVKCSGKKVGTIITGNNVDLPVVLEVIQKHQQQRR, encoded by the coding sequence ATGGATCGTATTCAAGAAAAAATAGACCATTCTTACGTACAACACATTTGGAAGGCAAAGCAAAACATTAAGCAGCTTGTTTCTCCGACTCCCTTCCTTCCGTCCGCCGTTTTATCCGAGAGATTGCATTCAGATGTTTATTTGAAACTAGAAAATTATCAAGAAATCGGGGCATTCAAAGTGCGAGGGGCAGCAAATAAAATCATCGGCTTATCAACCGATGAAAAACAAAGAGGTGTAGCTGCATTCTCGACTGGCAACCATGGTCTTGCCGTTGCTTTCATCGCTAGGAAGCTTGGAATAAAGGCCGTTGTCTGTATTTCCCATCGTGTTCCAAAGGTCAAAGTCGAGGCCATTCGACGTGCCGGCGCTCAAATTGAACTTATCGGAGAAAGCCAGGATGAGGCAGAAAAATACTGTTACAGTTTGCAGGAGAAACATGGAATGACTGTTATTAAGCCATTTGATGACTTGGATGTGATCGCTGGACAGGGGACCATTGGCATTGAAATTATGGAAGCGCTTCCGGAATTAGACACCATTATTATTCCGCTTTCGGGAGGAGGCCTGCTTGCAGGTGTAGCCTTAGCGTTAAAGTCTATTAACCCTTCTGTTCAAGTGATTGGTGTTTCTATGGAAAGATCACCCGTTATGTACGAGAGCATTCAGGCTGGCAGGCCAGTGGTGCTCAAAGAACAGCCTACACTAGCCGACAGCTTGCTTGGAGGCATAGGAGTAAACAACGAATATACATTTGATATTGCAAGAAGGTATGCGGATGATCTTCTGCTCGTGTCGGAGGAAGAGATTGCTGATGCGATGGTTTTTATGATGGACCATCACAGAATGATTGTTGAAGGGGCAGCTGCTGTTGGTGTAGCCGCTCTATTGCAAGGCAAAGTAAAATGCAGCGGCAAAAAGGTGGGCACGATTATAACGGGAAACAATGTCGATTTGCCGGTTGTTCTAGAAGTCATTCAAAAACACCAGCAGCAAAGAAGATAA
- a CDS encoding polysaccharide deacetylase family protein — translation MKRLRWPAWVVLALLFLFVLVGFNRILETVTYAQNEKVETKKLSNYPGLHLETRTSETKNYTLAISLPVSDDEQLNHAIQQWIDEQKTQFLDGVKAHKKLFGKQKRANLTIKVDTTKVNDHIYSLVFSSYQYIDGANKKEAIKTFTVDITHKKILTVTDVLKDGKENLDEIRSLVTKRLNSQEDIAYYVMDDLLAEALKNPNQWEWSVNKKAFTLYFDKYEVAAGAAGSLKAVIPIEKVKPFLKEGITKELNISDQLQEKPAGHNVKTVKLDPNGKYVALTFDDGPNSTSTPQVLKALKAHHAVATFFMLGSQAEYYPAIAKQVLEAGHEIGSHTENHRDLSTLKDAQIQQELGEASHKIEAAVGQKPTLLRPPYGAYNDKVMYAAKKNRTPIILWSVDSLDWKSRNAKAVNDVVLRNVKPGAIVLMHDIHLSTAEALPSLLTALEQQGYQFVTVSQLLSLNDHSDMGPYFKK, via the coding sequence ATGAAAAGATTACGCTGGCCTGCTTGGGTCGTTCTTGCCTTGCTCTTTCTTTTTGTCCTAGTAGGATTTAACCGCATATTGGAAACTGTTACATACGCACAAAATGAGAAAGTGGAAACAAAAAAACTAAGCAATTATCCGGGATTGCATTTGGAAACACGAACAAGTGAAACAAAGAATTATACATTGGCGATCAGCTTGCCTGTTTCTGATGATGAGCAGCTCAATCACGCTATTCAGCAGTGGATCGACGAGCAAAAAACTCAATTTCTTGATGGAGTAAAGGCTCATAAAAAACTATTCGGAAAGCAAAAGCGTGCTAATTTAACCATTAAAGTAGATACGACTAAAGTGAACGATCATATATATAGCCTCGTTTTTTCTTCTTACCAGTATATCGATGGGGCAAACAAAAAAGAGGCAATAAAAACATTCACAGTAGATATTACCCATAAAAAGATTTTAACCGTTACAGATGTTTTAAAGGATGGAAAAGAAAATTTAGATGAAATCCGTTCGTTAGTCACCAAACGGTTAAATAGTCAGGAAGACATTGCCTACTATGTGATGGATGATTTGCTGGCTGAGGCTTTGAAAAACCCTAATCAGTGGGAATGGTCAGTAAACAAAAAGGCGTTTACTTTGTACTTTGATAAATATGAAGTGGCAGCCGGTGCAGCTGGTTCCTTAAAAGCTGTCATTCCAATTGAAAAAGTTAAGCCGTTTTTAAAGGAAGGTATTACCAAAGAACTGAATATATCGGATCAGCTACAAGAAAAGCCTGCTGGGCATAATGTGAAAACAGTGAAATTGGACCCGAATGGGAAATATGTAGCCCTTACATTTGACGACGGGCCCAATTCAACCTCGACACCGCAAGTATTAAAGGCATTAAAAGCTCATCATGCGGTTGCCACTTTCTTTATGCTTGGCAGTCAGGCAGAGTATTACCCAGCCATAGCAAAGCAAGTGCTGGAGGCGGGGCATGAAATAGGAAGCCACACAGAGAATCACCGAGATCTCTCCACTTTAAAGGATGCACAAATCCAGCAGGAGTTAGGAGAGGCGAGCCACAAGATTGAAGCAGCAGTCGGCCAAAAACCGACACTGCTGCGTCCGCCATACGGAGCTTACAATGATAAAGTAATGTATGCAGCGAAAAAAAACCGTACACCCATTATCTTATGGTCTGTTGATTCACTCGACTGGAAAAGCCGTAATGCTAAGGCGGTAAACGACGTTGTCCTGCGGAACGTTAAACCGGGAGCCATCGTGTTAATGCATGATATTCATCTTTCGACAGCAGAAGCGCTCCCTTCATTATTAACTGCGCTTGAACAGCAAGGCTATCAATTTGTGACAGTCTCCCAATTACTGTCGTTGAATGATCATTCGGATATGGGACCTTATTTTAAAAAATAA
- a CDS encoding MFS transporter, whose product MYRGPKDPAGRPTIDLRKEDINVVDTKIAKQSVVATSLGNAMEWFDFGLYSYLAVTIGQVFFPQIDPSFQLIYAFATFAIAFIARPIGGMIFGIMGDRVGRKKVLSLTLILMAASTLSIGLIPSYATIGIAAPILLLIARLIQGFSTGGEYAGAMTFIAESTPDKKRGFLASGLEVGTLVGFSAGAGLVTFLTFLLGPDKMIEWGWRLPFLIAGPLGIIGFYFRSHLEETPAFKAMAEAEVEEKQRASLKEILINHWKPLLVCMGIVLFYNTMDYMVLTYMPSYLSSELGYGETKGLLLVLLIMICIIPIILTMGYLSDRIGRNRIVKGALLGVILLSIPAFKMISSDNDITAFLGLLILGALLASFQGTLPATLPSLFFTKVRYGSLAITYNISTSLFGGTTPLVIAWLVGITGNIMIPAYYLMIACTIGLVIFACFVKETAGKSLRGSLPAVEDPSEIDEILKKPKEALWWKEELDADIEHKTQAIKSQKTKYIN is encoded by the coding sequence ATGTATCGTGGACCAAAAGATCCTGCAGGTAGGCCAACTATTGATTTAAGGAAAGAGGACATCAATGTTGTAGATACAAAAATTGCTAAACAATCAGTTGTCGCCACTTCACTTGGCAATGCAATGGAATGGTTTGATTTTGGGCTTTATTCTTATTTAGCTGTAACAATTGGTCAAGTCTTTTTCCCACAAATTGATCCATCCTTTCAATTGATTTATGCTTTTGCCACATTTGCTATCGCCTTTATTGCCCGACCCATTGGGGGGATGATCTTTGGAATTATGGGGGATCGGGTTGGACGAAAGAAGGTTTTGTCTCTCACCTTAATCTTGATGGCCGCATCCACGCTAAGTATTGGTTTGATTCCGAGCTATGCAACGATTGGAATAGCTGCGCCTATTTTGTTGCTTATAGCTAGATTAATTCAGGGGTTTTCTACTGGGGGAGAGTATGCCGGGGCAATGACATTTATTGCTGAATCAACACCAGATAAAAAACGTGGTTTTCTTGCAAGTGGGCTAGAAGTAGGAACCCTTGTTGGTTTTTCTGCTGGGGCAGGCTTGGTTACCTTTTTAACTTTTCTACTTGGTCCGGATAAAATGATTGAATGGGGCTGGCGCTTGCCGTTTTTAATTGCTGGTCCACTAGGAATTATTGGATTCTATTTTCGTTCTCATCTAGAGGAAACGCCAGCTTTTAAGGCGATGGCTGAAGCGGAAGTAGAGGAAAAACAACGAGCTTCGCTTAAGGAAATACTCATTAACCATTGGAAACCCCTTTTGGTTTGTATGGGCATCGTGCTCTTTTATAATACGATGGATTACATGGTACTTACTTATATGCCATCTTATTTATCTAGTGAGCTCGGTTACGGTGAAACGAAGGGATTGCTTTTAGTTCTTCTTATTATGATTTGCATCATCCCAATCATTTTGACAATGGGTTATCTGAGCGATCGTATAGGTCGTAATCGCATAGTAAAAGGGGCTCTATTAGGTGTTATTTTATTAAGTATTCCTGCATTTAAAATGATAAGTTCAGATAACGATATAACTGCTTTTCTGGGACTGCTTATTTTAGGAGCTTTACTTGCATCTTTTCAAGGAACATTGCCTGCAACCTTACCTTCATTATTTTTTACAAAGGTGAGATACGGGTCGCTTGCCATCACCTACAACATTTCAACCTCTTTGTTCGGAGGAACAACCCCCCTTGTTATCGCTTGGTTAGTAGGGATCACGGGAAATATTATGATTCCAGCTTATTATTTAATGATTGCTTGTACGATCGGCCTTGTTATATTTGCATGTTTCGTTAAAGAAACCGCTGGTAAATCATTGAGAGGATCATTACCAGCTGTCGAAGATCCAAGTGAAATTGATGAAATTTTAAAGAAGCCGAAGGAGGCCTTGTGGTGGAAAGAAGAATTGGATGCAGATATAGAACATAAGACACAGGCAATTAAGAGCCAAAAAACAAAATATATCAATTAA
- a CDS encoding nitronate monooxygenase, which yields MRAEVWKYGREERRSKHVKENSREVESKSVLACHCSPYVSSIQPQMVIEGCKSGVIGSFPLLNARTVETLREWMETITTELSTAKQQKTDQAIAPWAVNFIAHRSNKRYNEDLALIGEYQPPIVITSLGDPSPVVEVVHQYGGLVFADVITVSHAQKAAGKGVDGLILVCTGAGGHAGTIHPFAFMGAVKEFWEGLTILSGAISNGGDILAAQALGADLAYMGTRFITAEESFAQKEYRDMVIDSTLDDLIYTNAFSGVNANYLKPSIRQAGLDPDQLESKNKADFSKMNGEAPKAWKNIWSAGQGVSTINKVQTMQQIVEELKASYKAARKNLME from the coding sequence ATGCGCGCCGAAGTATGGAAGTATGGTAGAGAGGAAAGGAGGAGCAAGCATGTCAAAGAAAATAGTAGAGAAGTTGAATCAAAATCTGTCCTTGCCTGTCATTGTAGCCCCTATGTTTCTAGTATCCAGCCCCAAATGGTCATTGAGGGATGTAAATCAGGAGTAATTGGCTCATTTCCGCTGTTAAATGCGCGGACGGTAGAGACATTAAGGGAGTGGATGGAGACCATTACCACGGAATTATCAACGGCAAAACAACAAAAGACAGATCAAGCTATCGCCCCTTGGGCAGTGAATTTCATCGCTCACCGTTCAAACAAGCGATATAATGAGGACCTGGCGTTGATTGGAGAATATCAGCCCCCCATTGTAATTACCTCATTGGGAGATCCAAGTCCAGTCGTAGAGGTTGTTCATCAATATGGAGGGTTAGTTTTTGCAGATGTGATTACCGTTTCCCATGCCCAAAAAGCTGCTGGTAAAGGGGTGGACGGTCTTATTTTAGTATGTACAGGAGCCGGTGGCCACGCAGGGACTATTCATCCTTTTGCATTTATGGGAGCGGTCAAAGAATTTTGGGAAGGCCTGACCATTTTATCAGGTGCTATTTCGAACGGCGGAGATATTCTTGCAGCGCAAGCATTAGGAGCTGATCTTGCCTATATGGGAACGCGGTTTATTACAGCAGAAGAAAGCTTTGCCCAAAAAGAATACCGGGATATGGTCATTGATTCTACACTTGATGATCTCATTTATACAAATGCTTTCAGTGGAGTAAATGCCAACTATTTAAAGCCGAGCATTAGACAGGCAGGTCTTGACCCCGATCAATTGGAAAGTAAGAATAAAGCTGATTTTTCAAAAATGAACGGTGAGGCTCCTAAAGCCTGGAAAAACATTTGGTCAGCCGGTCAAGGAGTTAGCACGATTAATAAAGTCCAGACAATGCAGCAGATTGTAGAAGAGTTAAAAGCTTCCTACAAGGCAGCTCGAAAAAACCTTATGGAATAA
- a CDS encoding CapA family protein, with product MNNELNNRSRRRQRRRLKKSVKLTLFVLCLLIISLSVYNFSLKPAETASDQADRGKAKAKQLDDQKDQPVPVKETAITISAAGDFTLGTDETFQRAGSFPDEAEKNGLSYFVAELDDIFKNDDLSTVNLETTLTNATEKAVKKFRFKGDPSYAQILELGGIEAVNLANNHIHDYLQKGYDDTIETLKKQKIGYFGYDNKYLTEVKGIKVGALGYEGWNDTPELRETVAKDIKELKKKGAEIVLVHYHWGIERSYVPEESQKTLARYTVDSGADLILGHHPHVVQGIEEYNGKFIVYSLGNFMFGGNRNPSDKDTYVFQQTFHLKNGKLTDKKEIHVVPFSISSVSYRNNYQPKKLDGAEADRVKKKIIDVSDQINGTDWLQYEKGN from the coding sequence ATGAATAATGAACTAAATAACCGGAGCAGGAGAAGACAGCGCAGACGGTTAAAGAAATCAGTCAAGTTGACTCTTTTTGTCCTGTGCCTGCTGATTATCAGTCTCTCTGTATATAACTTTAGCTTAAAGCCAGCCGAGACAGCCAGCGATCAAGCCGATCGAGGAAAAGCAAAGGCAAAGCAGCTAGATGATCAAAAAGATCAGCCGGTGCCCGTGAAAGAAACAGCCATCACGATTAGCGCAGCCGGGGATTTCACGCTCGGTACAGATGAAACATTTCAGCGTGCAGGCTCTTTTCCGGATGAAGCAGAGAAGAATGGCCTTTCTTACTTTGTAGCTGAATTAGACGATATTTTTAAAAATGACGACTTATCAACAGTAAATTTAGAGACGACCTTAACAAATGCTACTGAAAAAGCGGTGAAAAAGTTCCGTTTTAAAGGAGATCCGTCCTACGCACAGATTCTAGAACTTGGCGGAATTGAAGCCGTGAATTTGGCCAATAACCATATTCATGACTATTTGCAAAAGGGCTACGATGATACGATCGAAACGCTCAAGAAACAGAAAATAGGCTACTTCGGTTATGACAACAAGTATTTGACAGAGGTTAAAGGAATAAAAGTAGGCGCCCTCGGTTATGAGGGATGGAATGATACGCCTGAGCTTCGTGAGACAGTGGCAAAAGATATTAAAGAGCTGAAGAAAAAAGGGGCCGAGATTGTTCTTGTTCATTATCACTGGGGAATTGAAAGAAGTTACGTACCAGAAGAATCACAAAAAACACTGGCACGCTATACAGTAGACAGTGGGGCAGATTTGATCCTTGGCCACCATCCTCATGTGGTACAAGGGATAGAAGAATATAACGGAAAGTTTATTGTCTACAGCCTAGGCAACTTTATGTTTGGCGGCAATAGAAATCCAAGCGATAAAGATACCTATGTATTTCAGCAGACATTCCATTTGAAAAATGGAAAGCTGACAGATAAAAAAGAAATCCATGTGGTTCCATTTTCTATTTCTTCTGTTTCCTACCGAAATAACTATCAGCCTAAAAAGCTAGATGGTGCGGAAGCGGACAGAGTCAAGAAGAAAATTATCGATGTATCCGACCAAATTAACGGTACTGATTGGCTGCAATATGAAAAAGGTAATTGA
- a CDS encoding YusW family protein → MKGVISIFLLIIALPLAACANKDEAQNQPDKAPVKGEGANATYPFTSFDLDVDMDGADDAIDVSYEQDKEGTEASYVNKTNNQNLTGDQAMNALDEIFSSFTFNDTTPDDEVLRSVEEAFDIPKDAKSVEVDIDFTGGTEKKYSR, encoded by the coding sequence ATGAAAGGGGTCATTTCAATCTTCTTATTGATCATAGCTCTTCCACTTGCCGCTTGTGCCAACAAAGATGAGGCCCAAAATCAACCCGATAAAGCGCCAGTAAAAGGAGAAGGGGCTAACGCCACTTACCCGTTTACCAGCTTTGATCTTGATGTGGACATGGACGGAGCGGACGATGCGATTGATGTCAGCTACGAGCAGGATAAAGAGGGAACAGAAGCATCTTATGTGAATAAAACGAACAATCAAAATTTAACCGGCGATCAAGCGATGAACGCATTGGATGAAATATTTTCCTCCTTTACTTTTAACGATACCACCCCTGATGATGAAGTATTGCGAAGTGTAGAAGAAGCATTCGATATTCCTAAAGATGCCAAATCTGTAGAAGTGGATATTGATTTCACAGGCGGTACAGAGAAGAAATATAGCCGGTAA
- a CDS encoding glycoside hydrolase family 55 protein — protein sequence MFNLTKNHDPSKNDKLISQFFHNSPSIKQIVQETNNLFAQYKKRYPFPSNKEAPRSFSISGLFQKATAFFINLLLPAERVKPVVSSETLVDERGNVFPAWKDLLDKEYTILSKQMNREVNVIDYGAVGDGVTDCTEAFRKAIGKGKVKVYIPKGTFLVKEIRLPSFTHLVGEGEEQTILRLHDQAPKSSWLVTNADHKKGNHHLCVENMTLDWNVERLGDIPRTSTGGNRSSCLTYAHVSYGWVKKVKAINPGLHCFDISSTKYSYSGDGTRARGGSKYVWLDGLQGYGFGDDGITTHHSDFIFISNSHMCDPSGKGHKEGFSNSNGIEVDDGSRNIWLLNNSTARCFGGVEIKAHHNSSAANNVHIVGHLSVNDNRSFNFRHIGHHSAADPESLTAYNISAARLVSIAPIRTALYRNSTPRALVVSAYKNVMINHFAVIGDPNYDYKKQPVIAIQYRSRNVHLHHLHIKDFKKASVDIKVFGGGKERMMFILNM from the coding sequence ATGTTCAATTTAACTAAAAATCATGATCCTTCCAAAAACGATAAGCTGATCTCTCAGTTTTTCCATAATAGCCCATCTATAAAACAGATTGTTCAAGAAACAAATAATTTATTCGCCCAATATAAAAAACGCTATCCATTTCCTTCGAATAAAGAGGCACCACGATCTTTCTCTATTAGCGGCTTATTTCAAAAGGCAACAGCTTTTTTTATTAATCTTCTTTTGCCGGCGGAGCGCGTTAAGCCGGTTGTTTCTTCAGAAACGTTAGTAGACGAAAGGGGCAATGTCTTTCCGGCTTGGAAAGATTTATTGGATAAAGAGTATACGATTTTGTCGAAACAAATGAACCGGGAGGTAAATGTGATAGACTATGGAGCTGTCGGAGATGGAGTAACGGATTGTACCGAAGCCTTTCGAAAAGCAATTGGAAAAGGAAAGGTAAAAGTATATATCCCGAAAGGAACCTTTCTCGTAAAAGAAATCCGACTTCCCTCTTTCACCCACCTTGTCGGGGAAGGGGAAGAGCAAACGATTTTAAGACTTCATGATCAGGCGCCGAAAAGCAGTTGGCTCGTTACAAATGCAGACCATAAAAAGGGAAACCACCATCTATGTGTGGAGAATATGACCCTGGACTGGAATGTAGAGCGTCTTGGAGATATTCCACGTACAAGCACAGGTGGCAATCGATCCAGTTGTCTCACTTATGCCCATGTGTCCTATGGTTGGGTAAAGAAAGTGAAAGCAATCAACCCCGGGCTACATTGCTTTGATATTTCATCTACAAAATATAGTTACTCTGGCGATGGCACAAGAGCACGGGGAGGTAGTAAGTACGTTTGGCTGGATGGCCTTCAGGGATATGGTTTCGGAGATGATGGCATCACAACCCACCATAGTGATTTCATTTTTATTTCTAATTCCCACATGTGTGATCCAAGCGGAAAAGGACACAAAGAAGGATTTTCTAATTCAAACGGCATTGAAGTAGATGACGGTTCAAGAAATATTTGGCTGCTCAACAATTCAACAGCTAGATGTTTCGGGGGAGTAGAAATAAAAGCCCATCATAACTCGTCTGCTGCTAACAACGTTCATATTGTAGGGCATCTTTCAGTAAACGACAACCGCTCCTTTAACTTCAGGCATATTGGCCATCATAGCGCGGCAGATCCGGAATCCCTTACCGCTTATAATATTTCCGCTGCCCGGCTTGTTTCTATTGCTCCTATAAGGACGGCGCTCTACCGAAATTCTACACCAAGAGCGTTGGTTGTTTCGGCTTATAAGAATGTAATGATTAATCATTTCGCTGTGATCGGAGACCCGAATTATGATTATAAAAAGCAGCCGGTTATTGCTATCCAATACCGGTCTCGAAATGTCCACCTCCATCATCTGCATATCAAAGACTTTAAAAAAGCATCTGTTGATATTAAAGTATTCGGCGGGGGCAAAGAGCGGATGATGTTCATATTAAACATGTGA